The window CACAGCAAATACCATGGCTTCTGCAATTGAAGCTATGGGAATGTCTCTTCCTTACAGGTAGAATTATGCTCTCCCAGGATCATTTGGACGCGgaatttggaattttcatcTCTTGTCTTATTTTATGACTTTTCGTTTGTTCCTAACAAGCTCTTCAATACCCGCTGAAGACCCACTGAAGTTGGATGAATGCCGTTTGGCTGGAAAATATCTGGTGGAATTGTtgaaaatggatttaaaacCAAGAGACATAATCACCCGTAAATCTTTACGTAATGCAATGGTTATTGTCATGGCACTAGGTGGGTCAACCAATGCTGTGTTACATTTAATTGCTATAGCAAGGTGAGAATTTGGGCAGAATATCTCATGTATATCAAATTTGTAGAAAAATTATAGAGATGACTCGTGGAAAGTTCATGGTAGGTCTGTTGGTCTGGAGTTGACTCTTGATGATTTCCAGAAGGTTAGTGATGAGGTTCCATTTCTGGCTGATCTGAAGCCCAGTGGCAAATATGTCATGGAGGATGTGCATAAGGTATGATTTTACTGAATATCTTATGCTATCAAtatcattctttttctttcaagttaCACATTGCCTCTATAGCTTATGAAGTATGACATTAACACCTTTCTCTAGACATGACAAAATTGTCTAtcttatctttttaatttgttgGTAAACATATGCTGTTTTGATAGATTGGAGGAACACCTGCTGTTATTCGTTACCTTTTGGAACTTGGATTTCTAGATGGGGATTGCATGACTGGTGTGTGAATATTTACTCTATTAACATTTCTTCATCTATTGCAATTTTGATCTTAATTCTTCAATATTCTTAATATTTGATACAATGATACTTCCTCTCTAGTTACTGCAAAGACATTGGCCGAAAATGCACAAAGTTACCCTCCTTTACCTGAGGGACAGGTTGGtgcttgtttttctttccccTTTGAAAGAGACTTTGTTTGTtctaaatattgaaaatttgagaTGCCGCAATGGAAGATATAACTAGTCTTATAAGTCTCAAATTTACTTTCCAGGATATTTTAAGACCGGTGTCAAATCCTATCAAGGAAACAGGGCACATCCAAATATTAAGAGGAAATCTTGCACCAGACGGTTCTGTAGCAAAAATTACTGGAAAAGAAGGCCTCTTTTTCTCTGGTGCCTTTTTCGCTCACCTTCCTTACTAAATTTAAGTTTGTGCTACATGTTCTTTGAGCTGCtagattttatttggttgttACAAATCAAGTCTGCCTCCATAGATAATTATTGCAAAAATTGTTCTTTAGGTCCTGCACTTGTCTTTGAAGGAGAGGAAGCTATGTTAGCTGCTATCTCTGAAAATCCTATGAGTTTTAAGGTATGTGTGTCAATCAGCATACTATTTATCTATAATTAGTTATCAAAGTTGAGGCCCTGTATGCTGAGTTTCGTTTAACAATTGACTATGAGAAGTtgttttactttttgtttCAGATACATGTAAGCTGTTTCATTTTACTTGCTGAATGCTGCGAGTTTGTACTGTGTAGTTGGAATTCCCCCTGTTTTCtggttatataaaattttgggTATCCAAAAACAGAAACAATTAATTATGAGACTCTGATTTCATTTGTGTGTTTAATAGTCTTGAAGTGCCAAGGCCTTGTGTTTTTTACTGCACATATCTGTATGTATCTATTTGTGATTATTCATTACCTGCTTTCtttgatatgtataatatttGCCAAATTGTTTCTTGTGATGTTCTTTTTGAACTTTTATCTTTGAAGATTCAAACCATTTGGCATTTCAGAATTATGATTTTGAATATGCATTCGTTATATATCCATTTGCATTTGGTAAACTCTGAATTTTGTTTATGCTTGTAAATTTGCAGGGAAAAGTGGTAGTCATTAGAGGGGAGGGGCCCAAAGGGGGGCCAGGCATGCCTGAAATGTTGACACCAACTAGTGCAATAATGGGAGCAGGTCTTGGGAAGGTATTGTAATATCCAGTCCAAGTGGTTTTCCACCGCTggcctcttttttttttattgatccATACCAATGTTCTATATTTCCCTAGAGGTATTTGATTTGAATGTTGCAAGTGAAAACTGCAGGATGTTGCGTTGCTCACTGACGGTAGGTTTTCTGGAGGTTCACATGGATTTGTTGTAGGCCACATATGCCCTGAAGCACAGGTGCGGTAATTTCTCATTTATAGATTTCAAGATATTTTGCATCCAACTAAAGACTAATATTGTGCATTTTTAGCAGTCATACTTGTGATCTTTTTCATGTTGCTTTTCCTCTTAGATATAAAGAGGTGCTTTTGCCTGCAACTTGGACAAATTGAAGCTCTGAAAGTTTTAGAATAAACAAATGATGGTCAACAAATTTACTTTTCACTTTCATagaataatataataaaactcgTAGTTGTTAGGaattattaaataatgataaaagaATGCTATATTACAGAGTATCAAGttactttctttgtttctgaTAACGAACTAAGGAAATGGGGGAAAAGCGTGTGCAACATTTGACAGGATATATTTTCCTACTTGATGGAGGATTGAAGAGTTTTTGAGttgtaaattttcaaaatagatCTCAATACCTGTAAAAGAGAGAGTAAGTTCACATAGATACTTATATAGTAATTATTAACTAGACTCTTAAGCTTCTGATTATATACTGGTTATTTGTCTATATTTATgcttataataatattttgacatCCTTGTAACCAGTGATGGGTAACAATTGATTGTTTGTACAAAATATTTTGTGAGCATAGAGTTTATATCGTATAAAATTGCTCACCGCCTCGTACATAAATAGATGGTCAATgttgaattcctttttatAGGAGGGTGGCCCCATTGGTCTAATTCAAAACGGGGACCTCATCAGCATCGATGTTCAGAAGAGGGCCATAAACGTTCATTTAACAGATGCTGAACTAAGCGAGCGGAGAAAGAAGTGGACTCCACCTCCTTACAAGGCTAACAGAGGAGTTTTGCATAAGGTGCGGCAGCAATCTTGCATTGGAAGTATGTTTTCCCTTATATTAGTAGTAGATCTCTTAATGAACatctcttttccattttcagTACATCAAGAACGTGCAATCAGCTTCAAAGGGGTGTGTGACAGATGAATAGGCAATGGCCAAAAGGATATAATGTTAAATATTGTAGAGTGAAAACAGGCCCCAGTCGATGCATAAGATCTTTTGCGGCTCAGTCTCAGTATCCACCGGCTCTTCAACTAGGACTAGCTTGTAGCAGgcaataattttcaatttcctttaGTAATTTGTTCTCATTAATTCAGGGATTTGCTGCCCCTCCTGGACAAACTTTGGATTTAAAGGTACAATTTTGTATCATTGAACAATAATTAATGAACTCTTGtattgaaaatgattataGCCCTCTAATCTTAATTGGGCGACCTATTTACTCTCATCTCCATTCTTTTCTCCATTTCCCCCTCTTTTAGAGGTTTCCATGGGATAAGTGGCTTGCTTGATGTACTGAATTTATGCACAAGAGCAATTAGTTCAATGGTAAGTACTTGATGTATTGAGCATTTTTACagtaaatttatattttgtggCTTTAGTGTAAGGTTATTTAGATAATGATCTTCTGATTTCTAATACTGTATATGTTGTTTTTGTGGTTTTAGTGTTAATTTATGAAGTTAGTtatcattaataatataaatacaaattgattttaaatttattttaataaagtaTTTAACAAGATTGGATATTTAACGGATCTTGATTAAGATATCTGAATACAAGtttgaataataattttaaaatttaatcagATATTTATATGATCTGAGTATcttatcaaataataaaatttggaGTACGGtagttaaaaaataacaagtattttatcttttgataatcttaattattaagaagaaataaatataaattactCTGtataattttagaattttattgtTTCCAATGAAATGTTCCATAATCATGAATTGAGTTTGTTATGGACTCGGGTAATACacattttaactaattttttattttttattttttatttttatttgtaccATACACCCCTCACGAGAACCATATTAACCTTTTTTAGAACTAAAAATGGAGAATTATTAACAAAAGAACTTGGGCCAGCTAACCCAATTGTTACGAAGCCCTTGTTTAAGCGAATGGTCATTGCGAATGGTCATTGAATAAACCAGGACTATTATTTTCTAACTAGTCCAGCAACCTTTCATAGGGCTCCAAAAACCTAGATCCGATCCAACCGGACTATCCAAATGCCGACCctgaaaaattgaagagaaacaaaaacagaTTGCAATTTGCAAAGACGAGGGACTCTGAGAGGAGTTGATGGCATTGCCTCCTTAGGGCTTTGGATGATTCAACTTCTTTTGGGATTTTCGTCGCTTTTCTCGATTCCAATCGTTACCAGAAGCGAAAAGTAATCTGGTATCtaattctttttatctttattttgaaataattttaaatttataagttcttgaatcttgatgagtatttttttttctttctctaatcggctattattttattttactttctcaattatgtaaattttaaaatttgcacACTCAATAGtgtaaaagttttttttttctaatttattgATGTAACTATTTCACCTATATCTATATAGATTCttgtttgttttattatatatCAGGTAATTCAAAGGAATTAATAGTTAATATTATTAGAATTTGCTGAAAGATTGAACttacgtttttttttttaaaaaatttagggGTTTCTTTTGTATCATGAAGCCACTGCTTCGAATTATTATTGCCTGGCTATTGTGATTGAGCCATTTTTGTTTGCCATGATTTTGTGCATCAtagtaataattatttttctaggtacaaatatgaaaattctCTGTTTTCATTGTTcaattattcatttcaaccttTTGCTAGCAAGTttgattttctccttttttttttttaaagaaaaatactctttCATATTCGTTGTGTACCAGCATAACTATTTCATTTTATCTTTGCTTGGTACGTGGATGTTTATCGTGCTTTTAGTTATATTAAATAGATCAAAATGGGAGAGCTTTTACTACTATAAGTCAAAATCTTTTGCCAACATTTACTTTTGCTTGTTGGTTACTGTTATTGCATTAGTTATCAGCAGGGAGCTATTTTGATGTCATACTTTCTCTGTCCCTCTTACATTGCTTGTGGATAAATAGCAttttaaaaaagtcaaaagagTAGTGTAGGAAAGAAAGGTGTTAATTTGTTTGTTTGGTGGGTTAAATTGCTCTGAAATTATTATCATGAAAAGGTGATTTTTCCAGTAAAGGACATTGCTAAGCTGCTCTTGGacaagagaatttttatatacaaattcatgtttttgtaATTGAAGCTTCATGTGAAGTCAGAGTGTGACTTGTATGTTTTGTTTGATAGAGAAAATGGAGGACATGGACATTGATTTAGTCATGGACGTACCTGACACTCCTGATAGGTTATCTGCACGGAGAATGAATAGAGCTGATtgtattgaaaaagaaagtaatttATCTGTAGCTGGTTATTTTGGAGGTTCTGATACTGCAGGTGAAGAATCTTTGGATAGGCTAGGGGGCAGGGGTAGGCTGGTTGCTGAGAATGGGCACAACAGAAAACATTATATACACCCTCGAAAACATTCAGGCAATGTTGATGAAATTGAGCATCGAAGAAACGCCATTGTCTTATCTTCACTAAAGAATGCTCGAGAAAATGCTCCTTTATTTAGGAGAACAATGGAGAGAAGCAGGAATTCCTCTAGAGAGCAATACATGGATAAAGGAAAAGATCCTTTCTCTAAGTTGCCTTCTAAATCATCCGTATCCCGAGAAGATCATGCTATTCTAGACTTAACCGAGCAGAGCAGACACAACCGAATACTTGAAATGGCTTTTCCACCTGGTGGATCAAAAAATTGCTTAGCTGAAGGAAGAAGAGAAGGTCAGGGACCAAGAAATAGTGGTTCTTATTTACGTAACGCTTCAAATAATGCAGCAACATCCAGAGATAACTGcaagggaaaggaaaaagtaGATGACATTGGATTTAAAAGAGTAGGCTCAGTTATGGATGATGGAAAAGGGATGGGTCGCTCTCATGGTACCCCACTTAGAACGCAAAAACAATTGCCTGTATCTCACCATTCTATTGTCTCACCAAGAGCCATTGGGCAAAAAAGGTTGGTTCGAAATGGCTGCATCTCTCCCGAGAATATAGCTATCAGGGCTAAACAATTAAATGAACAATATGAAAACAGCTCCAAAGCTGAACAagattttgggaatgtgattaGCAGCAGTCCTCGGATGACAGACATTAGGAAAATAATCGCTGAAGATAATAATTACGTTAAAGGAAAGGGAGTTGTCCATCCTCACACTTCCAAGGAGTATGACATGCATGTAATTAATCTATTCAGCAGGTAAATTTTAAGTAGTGTTCTTCTCTAAGTAGATTTCTTTGTCTATTGTCTATTGTCTATTGGATGCTTTCTTTCTGTTGTTTATTGGTTTTATTTCTTGTGTTAAAATGTTTGCCAAAGAGATGGGGTACAATCTCTATCTGAAACTTTGGAATAGCATGTGGTAAGCGGACAATATAGCATCTTTTAAAATTCGGAACATGTTCTATGGATGTCAACAGAACCTTGGTGGATTAATTTTTGTCTATCCTTAATTCTAGGTACAAGGTTCCTTATGACTAAAATATGTGGTTTTCCTGCTGCAGTCCTATGAGTAATAATGGAGAAGTTAGTGGAATTCGTGATTCCGGTAGAGATGCATGCTTTGAAGAAAAAGGTGGTTGGAGAAGCACGCACAACCATTCAAAGAATGTAGATCATGCAGCTGTACATCAGTTCAGCAGATTTAATAACATTGGATGCCAAGAACAAAACGAAAATAGAGTTGTGAAAAGAGGAGAAAATAACAGGATTGGATGTGATTTTCCAGAAAATCAGGATGCAACTGAAACGGCTCCTTTGATCGTCTCAAAGTTCAATCAAATTAGTGAACCTTCTCTTGCAACAAACATGCTGCCTAAAAGGCAAAAGAAACATGAATTAACCTCAAGAAATAGTGGTGAAAGCTCTAGGGTCATTCGTAATGACTCAGACATTGTGTTTCTTGGTTCATCTAGGGGATCATCTAGTTCAAGGTCATCTAATATTCATATTGGTCAGCATCTGGATGTTTTGGATCTTGACGAGTCATCTGAAATGAGAGGGACAAATGCGAATAATATGGACTGTGTGAAGGATGAGGACTCAGAGGCTAGGGCAAGACAAGTTGAAGCGGATGAAATGTTGGCCCGTGAACTCCAAGAACAATTTTATCATGAGGTCCCAATATTTGGTGATGGCGAGGTTGATTCTTCTATCATTTGATGCTTTTCTCCCTTTATCAATGGTGACTTGTTTATTTAGATGCTTTAGCTTTAAAATGTTTGTGAACCTTTTAACAGATTGATGAAAACATTGCATGGGCACTTCAGCAGGAGGAAGATGCACTCCGTCCTACTACTACTCAGAGTCACCGTGAGCCCAATCAAGTGAGTAGGCCTgaatatcttttctttttgtttctgagTTGATGATAATCTGACAGCCTATATTACGTGCGTGAAATTGACTGTGGATCCTCAAATCTTTTATGGTTATGGAGGTTTAAGATAGCTGCTAGATTTTGtatttaaacaagttgaaacaTGCCATACAAGTCCTCTGCTGTCAAAATTAGAAGAGATTTGAATTTAGTAACAATGTCCCTAGATCCCAGCATAATAAAAGATCATGGTTATGCACAAATCTTGATGTTAGTAAAGGGTTTTGTAGTTTGTTGTTTAAGTTTTTGCATGTTTGACTGTGATAATCATTAAAAAGCTTAACCGTAAATTCAGAATTTGATTTGTAGTGACCTGGGATTTGTTTTAAACTTGTTTGTTTGAGCATGTGAACACGTATGTTATAATTATCTTGAAACTCTGTTGCCAGCTAGTTTAGGTGGCAAAGTTGGTTGTACCAAGGACTTGGAATCAAACCCTGCCTTTACGAGGGACAGAGGGAAGTGGGGAGTGCTAACCCCATTGTTTAGCCTGGTTGTTGGACCTAGAAATGTTTTGAAGCTCAGCGTTATATGTTTCCTTTTAGTCTTACCAGCTCACAGAAAAATACCAAATTGACTCA is drawn from Theobroma cacao cultivar B97-61/B2 chromosome 4, Criollo_cocoa_genome_V2, whole genome shotgun sequence and contains these coding sequences:
- the LOC18602781 gene encoding dihydroxy-acid dehydratase, chloroplastic — translated: MQATFLTSRATVLPTNKPLTPPPNHRRCFRITAQSQATVTADPPSPPTTKLNKYSSRITEPKSQGGSQAMLFGVGLSEGDMSKPQVGISSVWYEGNTCNMHLLRLSEEVKRGVEEAGMVGFRFNTVGVSDGISMGTRGMCYSLQSRDLIADSIETVMSAQWYDGNISIPGCDKNMPGTIMAMGRLNRPSLMVYGGAIKPGHFQGNTYDIISAFQCYGEYVSGSITDEQRKNVVRNSCPGAGACGGMYTANTMASAIEAMGMSLPYSSSIPAEDPLKLDECRLAGKYLVELLKMDLKPRDIITRKSLRNAMVIVMALGGSTNAVLHLIAIARSVGLELTLDDFQKVSDEVPFLADLKPSGKYVMEDVHKIGGTPAVIRYLLELGFLDGDCMTVTAKTLAENAQSYPPLPEGQDILRPVSNPIKETGHIQILRGNLAPDGSVAKITGKEGLFFSGPALVFEGEEAMLAAISENPMSFKGKVVVIRGEGPKGGPGMPEMLTPTSAIMGAGLGKDVALLTDGRFSGGSHGFVVGHICPEAQEGGPIGLIQNGDLISIDVQKRAINVHLTDAELSERRKKWTPPPYKANRGVLHKYIKNVQSASKGCVTDE
- the LOC18602782 gene encoding uncharacterized protein LOC18602782; protein product: MEDMDIDLVMDVPDTPDRLSARRMNRADCIEKESNLSVAGYFGGSDTAGEESLDRLGGRGRLVAENGHNRKHYIHPRKHSGNVDEIEHRRNAIVLSSLKNARENAPLFRRTMERSRNSSREQYMDKGKDPFSKLPSKSSVSREDHAILDLTEQSRHNRILEMAFPPGGSKNCLAEGRREGQGPRNSGSYLRNASNNAATSRDNCKGKEKVDDIGFKRVGSVMDDGKGMGRSHGTPLRTQKQLPVSHHSIVSPRAIGQKRLVRNGCISPENIAIRAKQLNEQYENSSKAEQDFGNVISSSPRMTDIRKIIAEDNNYVKGKGVVHPHTSKEYDMHVINLFSSPMSNNGEVSGIRDSGRDACFEEKGGWRSTHNHSKNVDHAAVHQFSRFNNIGCQEQNENRVVKRGENNRIGCDFPENQDATETAPLIVSKFNQISEPSLATNMLPKRQKKHELTSRNSGESSRVIRNDSDIVFLGSSRGSSSSRSSNIHIGQHLDVLDLDESSEMRGTNANNMDCVKDEDSEARARQVEADEMLARELQEQFYHEVPIFGDGEIDENIAWALQQEEDALRPTTTQSHREPNQRGSIRHSRVQPSSRIFLNSSNRRGGQARFPTSARMSRLRSRVLNESRAAPTRTRNFRFPLDMDLDMRLDILEAMEAAIGDDDSMGMASHIFQERDFNENDYEMLLALDENNHQHGGASISQINSLPLSKVQTDNFDEACAICLETPSIGETIRHLPCLHKFHKECIDPWLSRKTSCPVCKSHIT